The DNA window ATTATTAATTGGTGACCAAGATGTTTTATTAGGGACTATTGGCGACAGCCCATTTTATATCAGTGCGTCACAATATGAATATTGGAAACATACCCAACTGATTATCGATGTTGTTGCTGGTCGGGGCGGCATGTTTTCATTAGAAGGCGTGGAAGGCGTACGATTTTTAACCCGTTCGCGCCTTTTCACGGATGAGGAATGGAAAGTATTAATTGACAATCAGATTGTTACGGATTAATCACAGTGGTGCGAAATTCTTCGCACCTTTAGTTTTGTGCATTAAAAAAATGCAAAACATCCTGTTATTTTAAACAAACAATGTTTCGATTTTAGACGCAACCCGATTTTTAGACGACGCGGCCTTCATAAAAATAACGACGGATTCTAATTCCCCAATCGCCGCACGTGGTTCTATGCCACGCTCTAATAAAATTTTCTTGACCATATCCCCACAAAATTGAATTAAAAAACTATCATCCCGCGCAATACCAACGGCTAAACCAATTAAATATGGGATATTTTCATCACCGCGTTTCATCCCAATTTTCAGAGCATACTCTTGCCATGCCTGTATCCAACGGTTGCGTTCAGTGTCGCTAATCCGTTCAATATCTGTGCGCAGAAACAGAACCAACGAATTCATGTTTCTATTTAACGTGTCCTCATCGACATGCCCCAGTTTCTGAATGACCTTTGTATGATGTTCAATACAATGTTCGCACTGATAATATTTGGCTAAACCCAGCGCAACGCATTCTTTCTCTTCTAAAGTTAAATACGTCGTCCAACGTTCTTCCCCATCCGTGCCCTCAAAAACAACCATGTGCATCAAGCTCATTAAATCAGATACATGCGGTGGAAAAACTTTATCCCTAAACACTTTACTACTCATTATTTGCTGTCTCCGTTATAAAAATAAGTGATGAAATTCTTATATAGTATTTTAGATTATTCTAAAATATTAATGTTACTAATTTGACTATTTAGATGATTTATCAAGGTTTCAGCGAATAACTTAATCAGAATAAGCGTGTCAGGCATTGGCATAAAACAGCTTAAGCAACTTAAGATATAATAATGGGCATATTCACTCCCTTTGTTTACGCGATACCACCGCATCCTGCGGATAAAACGATTATTCTTATGACAACGCATATTTATAAAACCGCGCTCGTTCCTTACCTCTTGCATGATATGTACATGCTAGTCAGCCAGATAGAAGACTATCCTCAATTTTTGCCATGGTGCAAAGCAACTCAAATCCTTTCTACACAAGGCACAGAAGTTCACGCAAGCATCACAATGGGGCGTGTTGGGTTAGATAAAACTTTTACTACCCGTAATATTCTCATTCCTGACAAATCGATAGAGATGAATCTTGTCGAAGGTCCTTTTAGCCATTTATATGGCAAATGGTTATTTGACCCATTAGGCAATGAAGGTTGTAAGATTACGCTGGATATGCGGTTTGAAATTTCTAACCCGTTGTTGCGGATTAGTTTAAAACCTGTTTTTACTAAAATTGTTGATACCTTAATGGATTCTTTTATCCAACAGGCACATGAACGTTTTAACACGGTTTAATCAAGGAAATAGAAATGGACGTTGTCACCATACAAATAGAAGTTGCCTATGCAAAGCTCATGGAACAGTTAATTATTCCGCTGACTGTTCCCGAAAATACCACCGCTGAACAGGCTATCGAGTTATCAAAAATAAAAATGCGCTTTCCTGAAATTGACTTAACCCAGCAAAAAATTGGTATTTTTAGCAAGCCTTGTGCATTAAGTACGGTTTTACAAGCAGGCGACCGTGTAGAAATTTACCGCCCATTAATTGCAGACCCGAAAGCCGTTCGTAAACAGCGTGCGGATGAGGGTAAAAAAATGAAAAAAGGCGGGGGAGAGATAGCGACTTAATCAGCCATAGCAAGCGAATCACAAAAAGAGTATAGAAAATGACCTATTCAACAGATTTCCGTAAGAAAGTCTTAAAAGTGAAACAAGAAGAAAATCTCACCATAGCAGCGGTAGCAAAACGCTTTCAAATAGCCATCGCGAGCGTCGTCAGGTGGAGCAAAGTATTGGAAGCCAAAGGGACACGCAACAGACCAACTAAAATAGATATGGAAGCCCTAAAACAAGATGTTGAGTTATATCCCGATGCTTACCATTATGAACGCGCAGCCCGTTTTGGAATAACTGAGGGGGGGATTCGCCATGCGTTAAAACGTCTAGGGATTAGCCGTAAAAAACACTCAAACATCCCAAAGCCAACCCCGAAGCACGGCAAGTCTTCCAAGACAAAATGACTTTTTATCAGCAAGTTAATAAACCTATTGTTTTTATCGATGAGAGTGGTTTTGCTCACAACATGCCACGTCGTCATGGTTATGCGCCTATCGGCAAACTTTGTTGGGGTTCACATCGTTGGAATGCTAAAGGACGCACTAATGCCATTGGGGCTTTGCTCAATAGTTTCTGGGGCGATTAATTTCGATCCGACGGGGACATTGTTCCATTTCATGGATTTTTCTTGGAATTTCCTTCCTTTAACAACATTTTTTAGTTACCTGAGTTCGGCGAGTTTTTTTGAAAAGACAACAGCTTGTCTGAATCAGGATTTTCAGGATTAAAAGATTGTCTGAATCAGAATTTTCAGAATTAACAGAATTTTCAGAATTAAAAAGACAAGAAAATTAAAAGAATAAAAAATTATGTTTTTAATTCTGCTAATTCTGAAAATTCTGTTAATTCTGATTCAGACAAGCTGTTGTCTTTTCAAAAAAACTCGCCGAAATCAAGTTAAATTTAAATCACTTTGTGGTACGTTTACTATAAAACCCTTAAACCAAGAAATTAATGCGAATCACGCTTTTTAATTCTGCTAATTCTGAAAATTCTGTGAATTCTGATTCAGACAAAAAAAGACCTGCTAGGTTTTCAAAACCTAGCAGGTCTCTGTTTTATTTTATAAATCTCGCCGAACTCACGTTATTTATTTACAATTGCTTTAACAAGCTGACCATTTCTAAGGCGGATAATGTCGCTTCTGCTCCTTTATTGCCTGCTTTCGTCCCTGCCCGCTCGATGGCTTGTTCAATACTATCAACGGTTAATACACCAAATGTCACAGGAATATCATATTGCAATGCAACCGTTGCAATACCTTTTGTGCATTCACTGGCAACATAATCAAAATGAGGCGTACCACCGCGAATAATCGCGCCTAAAGCGATAATGGCATCATATTTTTTACTGGCAGCAAGACGTTGAGCGGCTAAAGGAATTTCATACGCTCCAGGGACTTTAATCACGGTAATATTATCCGCAGTAACGCCATGACGTTTTAAGGTATCTAATGCACCTTCCAGTAAACTATCGACAATAAAAGCGTTAAAACGCCCAACAACAAGCGCGTAGCGGGCGTTACATGCTGTAAAATCACCCTCTAAAACAGTGTAAGCGGTCATGAGTGACTGATTCCTTCTTGATTAATATATTCAACAACTTGTAATCCAAATCCTGAAATACCATGCATACGCTTAGGTGCGCTTAAAACGCGCATTTTGCGCACGCCTAAATCAGCAAGAATTTGCGCACCTAAACCGTAAGTGCGTAAATCATCAGTAGCGGGTTGTGCGGGTAATTGTTCCCCTTGTTCCCGTTTAAAATTATTTTGAATGGCTTTGATAATCGCCTTTGAATCAGTTGTTTGTTGCAAAATCACAAGTACGCCTGTTTCTTCATCTGCAATTCGTTGTAATGCATCACGCAGTGGCCAACCACATTCTTTTTTAGTGCTAAAGGTTAAATCACAAAGAATATTTGTAATATGAACACGCACTAAGGTCGGTTCGTCCGCTTTTGGCGTGCCTTTTACCAGTGCGAAATGCAACGTGCCGTCAATAGAATCTTGGTAAGCATAGAGTTGAAATTCTCCAAACTCTGTAGGATGACGACAATGGGCTACTTGTTCGACGGTTTTTTCATTGGCTAAACGGAATTGAATTAAATCCGCAACCGTGCCAATTTTTAATTGATGTTGTTTGGCAAAGACTTCTAAATCAGGGCGGCGTGCCATAGAACCGTCTTCGTTTAGTATTTCAACTAATACAGAAGCAGGTTCTAACCCTGCTAAACGGGCTAAGTCGCAACCTGCTTCGGTATGTCCAGCACGTCTTAATACGCCACCTGGTTGCGCCATTAATGGGAAAATATGCCCTGGTTGTACGAGGTCGGCGGGGGCTGCGTTGGGTGCAACGGCTGCTTGAATCGTTACTGCACGGTCTGCTGCGGAAATTCCTGTTGTCACACCTTTGGCTGCTTCTATGGAAACGGTAAAGTTGGTGCCATGTGGCGTGCGGTTATCACTGACCATTAAGGGGAGTTGGAGTTGTTTGCAACGTTCTTCGGTGAGTGGCAAGCAAATGAGACCACGTCCATAGCGTGCCATGAAATTAATATCTTCAGCACGAACTTTTTCAGCCGCCATAATCAGATCGCCTTCATTTTCGCGATCTTCATCATCCATGAGGATGACCATTTTTCCTTGACGAATATCGTCTATGAGTTCTTCTATGGTATTTAGGGACATATTAACTAGGTGGATGAAACTATCTAAAGGGGGATAAGGAGGGAAATTAACCAAACTGTCATTATAGCATTGACAATATGGGTAGGGGCGGAATTTATCTAACGTTATTTTTTATCGGGATTTTTAAACTGTGTTAGCCTGTTAATCACGAGAGATACACTCATTAATACTCGTTATTGTGGGCGCATCATTGAACTATCAGATTTGTTTTAAGGTTGGTGTATTGTTTGCTTTTTTTAGGGATATTTTTCTATTCATGAATAAATTTCATGTGTAATAGGTGTCAGCAGACCGTCAGGAATTTTTCTAGCGTTAAAATACTTGTCTGTATGAAGATAATCAGAAATCATTAAAGAGTAACATACTGTTATAAAACATATTTTTTATAAAAAATAGTATATTGTTTAAGGTATGATATTAATCATTACAATTAAGCTATGCGTAACTACGAGATATAACGAATGTCAATTAAAGAATTTCAATATGTTAATTTTTTTACGACTTGCAAAGCACTGTTAGGCGTAATTGGGTTTGAAGGAGGATTGCGCCAATTCAATCCTGCTTGGGAAACTGAGTTGCACTATTCGAATAAAGAGTTAAGCGATATTTTATTTTTAGATTTAATTCACCCAGAAGATAAGAGTATAACGAAGGGATGTATTGATAAGCTAATTACAGGGGCAGATTTTGCAACGTTTAAAAATAGAGTTTTGCAAAAATCAGGCTACTATCGGACTTATCATTGGCATATTACGGCGTGTTTAAAAGAGTTTTCTTTTTATGCCATAGGAATAGAAACAACTGGGGAAGTAAGCCAAAAAAATACAACCATTCCCACAGTCATACCGCCTACTAACACAAATACGAATGCAGAGCATCAATACGCTTCTTTATTTGATATAGCCCCCTTACTGATTATTCATAAAGATAAAGAAAATAATGTAATACGAGCTAACCAGCAGGCCGCCCGTTTTTGGAAAACCACAACGGAGAAATTGGCTGGGGTTTCAATGGATACATTAATGCCTGAAGATGTTGACCATCATCATGCGGATGATTTAGACATCATTGTTTCAGGACAAGCAAAACGTGGCATTTTACAAGAAACACAAAACGGCACGCTACAGATTGATAAATTTCCCTACCGTAATGCTAACGGCAATGTTGAAGGGGTGGTTTGGTTTGCAACAGACGTTACAGAACGCCTAAAAGTTGAGCAAGCATTGCGTGAAAATCAATCCTTATTGTCTGCCATTTTTGAAGTTGCCGAAGTTGGTATTGGTTTAACGGATAAAAACGGGCGTTTTGTGCGTGTGAACCCTGCCTATTGTGAAATGTTTGGCTATCATGCCCATGAATTATTAGGACAATCTGTTTTAACCGTTTTTCCCAGTGAATTACATAAAGAAGTTTATAAACTTTATCAGGATGCCGTCAGTGGTGAGCAATTCCTCGCCCATGATGAATGGGAAGGACAACATAAAGAGGGGCACTTATTTGATATAGAAATCACTGTTAGCCGTCTTGCGCAATACAATAAACCTTTTGTTGTCACTCTCACGTCAGATATTACCCAACGTAAACAGATGGTAAAGAGCTTACAAAACAGTGAAGCCCATCTGCGCATGATTATTGAAAATCTACCCATTATGGTTGATGCCATTGATGATAAATATCAATTTGTCTTATGGAATCGGGAATGTGAACAAGTCACAGGTTATTCTGCTGCTGAAATGCTGCATAACCCGCAAGCGTTAGCCAATATCTACCCTGATGCAGAAGATCGGCAAAAACTGCTCAATGCCTTACACAATGTCATGCAAACTAACCCCGGTTATCGTCGTCGTGAATGGCATATGACTTGTAAAGACGGCACTCAAAAACTCATTGCTTGGTCTATCAATAGTAATATTAAAATTCCTGGTTTTGCCGTGTGGGGGATTGGCGAAGATGTGACTGAACGTGAAAAAGCCCTTAGCCAATTAAAAGCCAGTGAAGAATCTCTGCGCCAAAGCGAAGCGCATTTAAAATTTGTGATTGAAAACTTGCCGATTATGGTTAATGCGGTCAATGCGGAAAATTGCTTTGTACTTTGGAATCGAGAATGTGAACGTATTACAGGTTATAACGCGGTAGAAATGCTAAATAATCCCAATGCATTAGCTCTGCTCTATCCTGACGCAGACTATCGCCAAAAAATGCTCCAACATTTCCAATCTATCGTGAGTAACGATCCTGGTATTTACTACAGCGAATGGAAAATTATTTGTCGAGATGGCACAGAAAAAACCGTTGTTTGGGCAATTAATAGCCAGATAAAAATCCCTGGTTTTGCAGTTTGGTGTATTGGAGAAGATGTTTCTGAACGAGAAGAAGCCCTGCGTATCCTTAAAACCAGCGAGGAACGCCTAAAACAAAGCGAAGCGCATTTAAAATTTGTCATTGAACATTTACCCACAATGGTCGATGCCCTAGATATAGATGGAAAATTCCTACTTTGGAATCAGGAATGTGAACGAGTCACAGGCTACAGCGCGAAAGAAATGATCGGCAATCCCCGCGCCTTAGAAAAACTCTACCCAGACCCAGCCTATCGACAAAAAATGCTTGATGCAGTACAACGAGTTGCAACTGATAACCCTGGTTATCGACGTGGTGAATGGATAGTCCGCTGTAAAGACGGTATGGATAAAACTATCATTTGGGCAGTCAACAGCAACATAAAAATTCCAGGTTTCCCAGTTTGGGGAACGGGTGAAGATGTCACAGAACGGCAAAAAGTTTTAAAACAACTCGCCGATAACGAAGGTCGTTTACGCTCACTCGTAGAAAACATGCCCGTCATGCTCATGGCATTCGACGAAAAAGGACAAATTGTCCTCTGGAATCGCCAATGCGAACAAATTACAGGCTTCGTCGCCAATGACATCGTTGGCAATCCCAGTGCACTTGCCATGCTCTATCCACAACCCGAATATCGAGGCTACCGTACCAAACCGCTCCAATACATTGCCCCCTACTGGCAAAACGATATTACCTGTAAAGATGGCAAACTGAAAACGATTGCATGGAAAGATGTTTCTAATCAATTTCCCATGACAGGCTGGGCAAAATGGATAACAGGCGAAGATGTCACCATGCGCAAAAAAATCGAACAAAGCATGGGCATTAATGATGGTTTACTCATTGCCGCATTAAACAGCGTTGACAGTGCTATTTGCGCGACCAACTCACTAGAAAAAATCGTTTATATTAACCAAAGTTTTTGCGACTTATTTGGCTATAGCAGTGAAGAACTGCTGAAAATGTCGATTAAACAAATCATGCCCGCAGACACCCGTGGCAGTTTTGTTGCCCGACACTATTTTAGCTTTTACACAGGCGCACACGGCAGCTTTTACGAAGAAATTCACCACGCCCTACACCGCGACGGACACATCTTTAAAGTCAAACTGAATGCCCACCGTGTCAAACAGGAAAAAGAAGTTCATGTCCTCTGGATAGTGACCTATTTAGATGGCTAACGCCTGACTACCAAACTACCCATTCACAGACAGCACTATGCATGGCATCCCTCTTATACAAACGATGTCACCAAACAAATAGATTAAGGATAGAACGATGGAAGCACAATTTTGGCATGAACGTTGGGAAAAAAATCAAATCGGATTCCACCAAACCGATATCAACGTCCATCTACAAAACTACTGGCAAAGCCTCAACCTGCCCAAAGGTAGCCTTGTTTTTGTTCCCCTCTGCGGTAAAAGTAGCGACATGATATGGCTACTCGAACAAGGCTATCGCGTGCTAGGTATAGAACTCAATAAAATCGCTATTCGTGACTTCTTCACCGAAAACAACCTAACGCCAAATATCAGCACCTACAAAAATCTAACCTGCTGGTCTATGGACGAAATAGCCATTCTCTGTGGCGACTTTTTCCACCTGACCCCCGAAGATGTCCAACACTGCACCGCCATCTATGACCGCGCCTCACTCATCGCGCTACCCCCTGCCATGCGTATCGACTACGTAAGCCACATAACCAAACTATTCCCAGCCCAAACCAAAGCCCTGCTGATTACCTTCGAATATCCACAAGCAGAAATGCAAGGCCCGCCATTCTCTGTCACCACTGACGAAGTACAACAACTTTATCAACAAGGCTTCACCCTGCAAGAACTCACTTGCCAAGATATTTTAGATGAAAATCCAAGATTTCAAAAAATTGGCATCACAAAACTACAAGAGCGTGTGTATAAACTCCAAAGAAAATAACCCACAGTCATCCACTGAATCGACTAAAATTTAACTAAAAATATGGAGAGCCTAATATGTCCCAATCCCCGCACAATGTGACTGTAGAAGTAGAAACTCGCTACATTGATGAACAATCCGACCCCGAAATTAACCGCTACGTATTCGCCTACACTGTCACCATCCGTAACTTAGGCAAAATGCCCGCCCGCCTCATGACTCGCCACTGGGTAATCATGGATGCAAACGGCAAAGTACAAGAAGTACGTGGCGAAGGCGTTGTCGGCGAACAACCCTACCTAAGACCAGGAGAAGGCTTCCGCTACACCAGTGCTGCCATGATAGAAACCCCCGTCGGCAGTATGCAAGGCAGTTATCAAATGATTGCCGATAACGGCGAACAATTCCTTGCCCCCATTACCCCTTTTAGCCTTGCCCTGCCTCACACCTTACACTAAAACACGGTCAGGACTTCATAAGCAACATGCGCCATATCCTCAAATACAGCTACACACTCATAGCCCCCATTTATGATGCCATTGTTGCTCACCCGACCAAGCTGGCTCGTCAACACAGCCTAAAACAACTACCCACTGTTGACGCTCAAACCATCCTACTTTGTGGGGTTGGCAGTGGACTAGATTTCCCCCACCTCCCCACAAATGCCCACTACATCGGCATAGACCTAACCCCCGCCATGCTCAAACGCGCCTGCCAACGCGCGACCACACAACCGCCAGACATCAGCCTGCATCAAGGTGATGTCATGCAACTTCCCTATGCAGACGAAAGCTATCACCACGTCATCATGCACCTTATTCTTTCCGTCGTCCCAGAACCCCAACAAGCCCTGAACGAAGCCATGCGCGTCGTTAAAACAGGCGGTAAAATTATCATCCTCGACAAATTTCTACGCCCCAACCAATACGCCCCAATACGTCGTTTTATCAGCCCACTCATGGGCAAAATAGCCACCCGTACCGATGTTGTTTTTGAAAACCTCCAACGCCCTACCCATATCACCGTTTTACAAAACACCCCTGCCGCTTTAAATGGCTGGTTTAGACATATTGTTTTAGAAAAAAATATTGCAACCTATGGCACAAAATAAGAAAAAATATATTTGCACGTTTACACATGATATATTCGCAAAAGCATATATATTTATATAAAACCAGCCTGCCATAACAAATATAGTAACCGTACCATAAAGTGATTTAAATCTAGGACTGGCAGTCCTCCATGTCGTTTTATAATACGTTTGCTATATGGAGTTGATTTCCATTGCTGGCACTTCTCCCAAAATAGAGAAAACAAAACACATTTTTAACAACCACAACAGGCAGCATTATTATGCAACAAATAGATATTAAAACGATTGTTAAAGAACGCTATGGCAAAATTGCTGAAACGCAAAGTAGTTGTTGTGGTGGTGGGGCAAAACAAACCTTAGTAACCATTCAACAAATGAGTCAAGCAATTGGTTACACACAACAAGAGCTAATTCATTTACCCGAAGGTGCAAATTTAGGACTAGGCTGTGGAAACCCGACTGCATTAGCATCACTTAAAGTCGGTGAAACCGTGCTAGATTTAGGCTCAGGCGCGGGCATTGACTGCTTTTTAGCTGCACGGGCAGTTGGAGAAACAGGGCGAGTGATTGGGATTGATATGACCCCTGAAATGCTAGCAAGTGCGCGTCAATATGCAAAACAAGGCAATTATCACAATGTGGAGTTTCGTCAGGGAGATATTGAAGCATTACCCGTTGAAGATAACAGTATTGATGTGATTATTTCCAATTGCGTGATTAATTTAGCGACGGATAAAACAACGGTATTTCGCGAAGCCTTACGGGTTTTAAAAACAGGAGGACGATTATTAATATCTGATATCGTGCTATTAAAACCGTTACCAAGTGTATTGGTAAAGTCTATTTCTGCCTATGTTGGCTGTGTCGCAGGCGCATTACCAAAAACAGAATATTTAGACATTATGGCGCGAGTCGGTTTTCAAGCAGTGAAAGTCATAGAAGAAACACCATACCCATTAGAAATGTTATGTCATGAAGATGTTTACCGCGAGTTAGTGGACGGACTGAACAACACTGACCCCACTATTTTAACTGAGGCGGCTACTGCAATAGCCAGTGTGAAAATTGAGGCTTTTAAATAATCATTATTCTTTAATATAGTAAACGTATTATAAAACAACATGGAGGACTGGCAGTCCTGTGAGGACTGCCAGTCCTAGATTTAAATCACTTTATGGTACGGTTATTATATTTTTTAACCTGAGTTCGGCGAGATTTTTTAAAAAGACAAGCATTTGTCTGAATCAGAATTAGCAGAATTAACAGGATTTAAAACCCTTAAACCAAAAAATTAATGTTTTTAATCCTGCTAATTCTGAAAATTCTGTGAATTCTGATTTAGACAGTTTTTTAATCTTAATCTAATTCTACATCCGTTGTTAAACGCTTAAATAAAGTCGCACCACAATTGGGACAAACAGGAATATAAGCAGGTTGTGTAAACTGCAAAGAATGCTGGCAATTGTCACACTGTAAAGTACCAGGTCCTGTAATTTCGCCACTTGTCCATTCTGTTGCTAAACGAGCACGTTCTGCAAGGTTATCTAACTCTTGATGAGTCTGATCAACCATCACGCGAAACATATCCAGCAACTTATCTTCAATTAACGCCAAATCAAAACGAATCCATTCATTTAAACCTTGCTCTGTTTCAGCGACAAATTGCGCAGCATCCTGTAAATCGCGCCATAAATAATGACCAACCCGTTCCGCTTCCTCAACACTTAATTCTTCTAATGCAACGGCTTTTTCTTTTGCTGCCTCAATGTGTTCACGCAAAGTGAGGGTTGCAGGGGTATCTAATGCGTCCTTTACCCGTGCCATCATCTGCTG is part of the Beggiatoa alba B18LD genome and encodes:
- a CDS encoding DUF779 domain-containing protein, translating into MLEINIPPRVTATPATLDLIQRLKQKHGELMFHQSGGCCDGSAPMCYSLGELLIGDQDVLLGTIGDSPFYISASQYEYWKHTQLIIDVVAGRGGMFSLEGVEGVRFLTRSRLFTDEEWKVLIDNQIVTD
- a CDS encoding carboxymuconolactone decarboxylase family protein, which produces MSSKVFRDKVFPPHVSDLMSLMHMVVFEGTDGEERWTTYLTLEEKECVALGLAKYYQCEHCIEHHTKVIQKLGHVDEDTLNRNMNSLVLFLRTDIERISDTERNRWIQAWQEYALKIGMKRGDENIPYLIGLAVGIARDDSFLIQFCGDMVKKILLERGIEPRAAIGELESVVIFMKAASSKNRVASKIETLFV
- a CDS encoding type II toxin-antitoxin system RatA family toxin; its protein translation is MGIFTPFVYAIPPHPADKTIILMTTHIYKTALVPYLLHDMYMLVSQIEDYPQFLPWCKATQILSTQGTEVHASITMGRVGLDKTFTTRNILIPDKSIEMNLVEGPFSHLYGKWLFDPLGNEGCKITLDMRFEISNPLLRISLKPVFTKIVDTLMDSFIQQAHERFNTV
- a CDS encoding RnfH family protein, whose product is MDVVTIQIEVAYAKLMEQLIIPLTVPENTTAEQAIELSKIKMRFPEIDLTQQKIGIFSKPCALSTVLQAGDRVEIYRPLIADPKAVRKQRADEGKKMKKGGGEIAT
- a CDS encoding IS630 transposase-related protein; amino-acid sequence: MTYSTDFRKKVLKVKQEENLTIAAVAKRFQIAIASVVRWSKVLEAKGTRNRPTKIDMEALKQDVELYPDAYHYERAARFGITEGGIRHALKRLGISRKKHSNIPKPTPKHGKSSKTK
- the ribH gene encoding 6,7-dimethyl-8-ribityllumazine synthase — its product is MTAYTVLEGDFTACNARYALVVGRFNAFIVDSLLEGALDTLKRHGVTADNITVIKVPGAYEIPLAAQRLAASKKYDAIIALGAIIRGGTPHFDYVASECTKGIATVALQYDIPVTFGVLTVDSIEQAIERAGTKAGNKGAEATLSALEMVSLLKQL
- the ribBA gene encoding bifunctional 3,4-dihydroxy-2-butanone-4-phosphate synthase/GTP cyclohydrolase II translates to MSLNTIEELIDDIRQGKMVILMDDEDRENEGDLIMAAEKVRAEDINFMARYGRGLICLPLTEERCKQLQLPLMVSDNRTPHGTNFTVSIEAAKGVTTGISAADRAVTIQAAVAPNAAPADLVQPGHIFPLMAQPGGVLRRAGHTEAGCDLARLAGLEPASVLVEILNEDGSMARRPDLEVFAKQHQLKIGTVADLIQFRLANEKTVEQVAHCRHPTEFGEFQLYAYQDSIDGTLHFALVKGTPKADEPTLVRVHITNILCDLTFSTKKECGWPLRDALQRIADEETGVLVILQQTTDSKAIIKAIQNNFKREQGEQLPAQPATDDLRTYGLGAQILADLGVRKMRVLSAPKRMHGISGFGLQVVEYINQEGISHS
- a CDS encoding PAS domain-containing protein; the encoded protein is MSIKEFQYVNFFTTCKALLGVIGFEGGLRQFNPAWETELHYSNKELSDILFLDLIHPEDKSITKGCIDKLITGADFATFKNRVLQKSGYYRTYHWHITACLKEFSFYAIGIETTGEVSQKNTTIPTVIPPTNTNTNAEHQYASLFDIAPLLIIHKDKENNVIRANQQAARFWKTTTEKLAGVSMDTLMPEDVDHHHADDLDIIVSGQAKRGILQETQNGTLQIDKFPYRNANGNVEGVVWFATDVTERLKVEQALRENQSLLSAIFEVAEVGIGLTDKNGRFVRVNPAYCEMFGYHAHELLGQSVLTVFPSELHKEVYKLYQDAVSGEQFLAHDEWEGQHKEGHLFDIEITVSRLAQYNKPFVVTLTSDITQRKQMVKSLQNSEAHLRMIIENLPIMVDAIDDKYQFVLWNRECEQVTGYSAAEMLHNPQALANIYPDAEDRQKLLNALHNVMQTNPGYRRREWHMTCKDGTQKLIAWSINSNIKIPGFAVWGIGEDVTEREKALSQLKASEESLRQSEAHLKFVIENLPIMVNAVNAENCFVLWNRECERITGYNAVEMLNNPNALALLYPDADYRQKMLQHFQSIVSNDPGIYYSEWKIICRDGTEKTVVWAINSQIKIPGFAVWCIGEDVSEREEALRILKTSEERLKQSEAHLKFVIEHLPTMVDALDIDGKFLLWNQECERVTGYSAKEMIGNPRALEKLYPDPAYRQKMLDAVQRVATDNPGYRRGEWIVRCKDGMDKTIIWAVNSNIKIPGFPVWGTGEDVTERQKVLKQLADNEGRLRSLVENMPVMLMAFDEKGQIVLWNRQCEQITGFVANDIVGNPSALAMLYPQPEYRGYRTKPLQYIAPYWQNDITCKDGKLKTIAWKDVSNQFPMTGWAKWITGEDVTMRKKIEQSMGINDGLLIAALNSVDSAICATNSLEKIVYINQSFCDLFGYSSEELLKMSIKQIMPADTRGSFVARHYFSFYTGAHGSFYEEIHHALHRDGHIFKVKLNAHRVKQEKEVHVLWIVTYLDG
- a CDS encoding thiopurine S-methyltransferase; translation: MEAQFWHERWEKNQIGFHQTDINVHLQNYWQSLNLPKGSLVFVPLCGKSSDMIWLLEQGYRVLGIELNKIAIRDFFTENNLTPNISTYKNLTCWSMDEIAILCGDFFHLTPEDVQHCTAIYDRASLIALPPAMRIDYVSHITKLFPAQTKALLITFEYPQAEMQGPPFSVTTDEVQQLYQQGFTLQELTCQDILDENPRFQKIGITKLQERVYKLQRK
- the apaG gene encoding Co2+/Mg2+ efflux protein ApaG gives rise to the protein MSQSPHNVTVEVETRYIDEQSDPEINRYVFAYTVTIRNLGKMPARLMTRHWVIMDANGKVQEVRGEGVVGEQPYLRPGEGFRYTSAAMIETPVGSMQGSYQMIADNGEQFLAPITPFSLALPHTLH
- a CDS encoding class I SAM-dependent methyltransferase; the protein is MRHILKYSYTLIAPIYDAIVAHPTKLARQHSLKQLPTVDAQTILLCGVGSGLDFPHLPTNAHYIGIDLTPAMLKRACQRATTQPPDISLHQGDVMQLPYADESYHHVIMHLILSVVPEPQQALNEAMRVVKTGGKIIILDKFLRPNQYAPIRRFISPLMGKIATRTDVVFENLQRPTHITVLQNTPAALNGWFRHIVLEKNIATYGTK
- the arsM gene encoding arsenite methyltransferase, encoding MQQIDIKTIVKERYGKIAETQSSCCGGGAKQTLVTIQQMSQAIGYTQQELIHLPEGANLGLGCGNPTALASLKVGETVLDLGSGAGIDCFLAARAVGETGRVIGIDMTPEMLASARQYAKQGNYHNVEFRQGDIEALPVEDNSIDVIISNCVINLATDKTTVFREALRVLKTGGRLLISDIVLLKPLPSVLVKSISAYVGCVAGALPKTEYLDIMARVGFQAVKVIEETPYPLEMLCHEDVYRELVDGLNNTDPTILTEAATAIASVKIEAFK
- a CDS encoding zinc ribbon-containing protein; this translates as MQHNDNNLLSGYQQMMARVKDALDTPATLTLREHIEAAKEKAVALEELSVEEAERVGHYLWRDLQDAAQFVAETEQGLNEWIRFDLALIEDKLLDMFRVMVDQTHQELDNLAERARLATEWTSGEITGPGTLQCDNCQHSLQFTQPAYIPVCPNCGATLFKRLTTDVELD